The segment CCCAATTGACATGCCTACGACTAAAGTATTATGTATAGTACAATACAAATTCACTTACATCGTAGTCAAATCATTTACGGTGATTTGGTAGAAACTTGCGAGCCTATTCCCGCTACTATACGACGACTTTATTTAATTTACATTCAATAATATATCACCTCATTTTTTACTTTTCAACTCATTTCCGAACATTTTTTTATTTTAACAACACAAAGTTCGTAAAAAATCATTTTTATCCAAAGAAAAACGCCACCTCTTCAGTAGCATTTTTAAATCTCCATCCATTATTTAGTACAACTTTCTCACTACATCTTACCCTTTAACTTGTTGCTAAATTCAAATACGTATTATCAAAGCGAGCTTCCTTTAAATCTTTAAAATGAATTAAAAACTCCAAATAGCCAGCATCCCACCAGCACATATTTACTTCATCTAACGATGATAAAGAAAATAGCACTTGCCACTTTTTCGCAGCCTGCTTATGCTGCTCTTCTTGTGCCTTATATTGCTTTAAAAGAGGTAATACCTTCTTTTCAAGATGATTCGCATATTGTATACGACCATCTATTATGGCGTCCTCCATATCTTGTAGCACGCGTTCAGGTGTTTTATACGTATTAAATAGTAGCTCTTCCATGTTATTTCGGCATAAATAAGCATCGAGCTGTGTATCTCCAGCCCATGTTTGCAGGTTTCCGCCAAGCGTATCACTAACGTCACATACTTCCATATACACATCCTCATGCTCCTCTAACAGCACATCTAAATCCTCTCCCAAATCAGGCAATGATAAATGCGGCTGCCATGTTATACGGTGTGCAATAAAATCACGCTCATCTGCATTCACTTCTTCTATTCCTTCAGGTATATTTGCTAAAGCAAGCTCTGTTAAATCTCCATTATAATAAATAACCTGATGATCGATATGATAAGCTGGCTCATCTATACCTAAAAAGAAATATAGCATCCCCATTGTTGGCCAATGCTCTGAAGGTAAAAATGGCAATTCACTTAGATTAATTTGTGTAAGAAAAGTATAGGCCTCCCCATCTTCAGTACATGGCCACTCAATAGATGATGGTAAATCAGGACGTCCAGCTATACGGCTATTGCCAATCTGCTGATAATTTTCCTTCTCTGTAATGGTAAACTGTAGGGAAACTTGAGCATACTCCATTAATAATGATGCCAGTTCCTTCTCCCCTACCAATCCGAACTTCTTCAATATATCTACAATCGCTTGTTTACGCCAGCCTTCTCGCATCATTACCACTCCTTTTCATCCTGTAAAAACCCGATTGGTGAACCTTCAATCAGTGGAGATCAGGAAAATACCACTGATTGAAGGTTCACTTTATGTTAACGCTTTTTATATAATTTCAGTTTAACATATATGCTAAAATCAAATGAAAGGAGGCGTGGACAATGAAAGAAATTGCAGAATGTTTCAATCTACTATTTGAGGATATACAGGAAATTGCCTACGAATCATTGCCACCTATGTATGATGATACAGGGCAATGTTTTTTCAAAGGTACAGCTTATTTTGTTGCCTATACAGTATATGGTGCGAGAATTGAAATTGCCGAACAGGAGAGCCGCTTTCTTCAAATCAAGGAGCTATTCAACATTGATCTGCCTTTACATGAAAATAAAACGCTTTATGTAAGGAGTTGAACTGTATGAGTATCGTACAAATTAAAATCGACCACGATAAAAATATCGTAAAATATATTACCCTTATTCGAAAATTTAACCGTGAACTGTCGATTAATACTATTAAAAGTAATATTGAAAACAAATATTATATTATCAGTCATAATTTGTATGCCTATGATGTTGTAGATGATTTGCTTGGAATTGACCATACCGCCCGCTTTAGACAGCTCTTAACAGACTTAATGGCTGAAGGTGCAAACCTGCATATATATTGTGATGAAGAACAATGTACATTAGAATATTTAGATAACAGAATAACAGTCATGCATGAAATTGAAAAAGAGATGCAATTGGAAATGGATAGGGCTTTAGCGGAAGAATAAAAGGCTATAGAGTAATATTGCTTATCTATAGCCTTTCCATCAACTATTCATTTTGCCAAGGGTTGCCTTGATCACTATTCAGCCATGAAAGAAAATGATCTGTTATATCACTTGCCTCTGGAACGCCATAGCTATCACTGACTAATTGAAAGTTAGCTGCACCCTGCTCAGCCTTCATTAAAAGATGATAGCCACCATTGTCATTCCCAATCCAAACATAGCCAGGGGCATAATCTTGCACTTCATATGTTTTATTCATCTCGATTAACCCCTCTGTTGAATACAATGTTGCTAAATTGCCAAGCATACCATTTGATACACATAAAAACTCCTTATATACGTTTGGTAGCACAATCTGCAACTCTTGTTCAACCTGTTGAATATCCTCAGTTGTTGCTGGCTCATATAGCTCCAAAACCCATTCCCTACACTGAAAATCTGCCCTATCCATCAATTTCCACAAGTTCTCCTCACCATATCTATTCACCTCTTACTTAAAAATAAAAAAACTTGTAACGAAATGCAAACTTTTATGACTTATCATTATAGAGGGTGGTGAAGAACGTGGAATTTAATGAAATATATCAAGAATACGGAACGCTTGTTTATCGGTTTTTAATGAGCTTGACGCAGCATGAACAATTAGCCGAGGAGCTGACTCAGGAAACCTTTTATCAGGCAATCAAGTCTGCGGATAAATTTAAAGGCAATTCAAAAGTGTCCACTTGGCTTTGTCAAATCGCCAAGCATTTATGGTTTCAAGAATTAGCAAAGAGAAAGCGTCAAGAGGGACAAAGCGCATTACTTGATGACCATGATGATCCTTCACCTACGCCTGACCAAATTTTATTTTCCTCTGAGAATAAGGTTGAGTTATTCCGTCTTATTCACAAGCTAAGCGAAACAAACAAAGAGGTTATGCTATTGAGAATAAATGGAGATTTTTCTTTCAAAGAAATTGGCGAGGTCTTTGGCAAATCAGAAAATTGGGCACGTGTCACCTTCTATCGAGCTAAACAGAAAATTATAGAGAGGATGAGTACCTATGAATCATGATATTATCAAAGATTTGATTCCAAGCTATATCGATGGGATGACAAGTGAAGAAAGTAATCGTTTAATTGAGGAACATGTAGCGAATTGCCCTGCCTGCAAAAAATATCTGGAGGATATGAAAAAAACATTAGCTATTAATACTGTAGAAGAAACAAAAAAAGTAGATATTCTCAAAAAGGTAAAAAAATCGAACCGAAAAAAAGTAATTTATAGCATCCTATCAACACTCGGTATTATAACCCTTATACTGGGTGGTCTATATTGGTATTATGGGCGTATGTGGACTACTTCGTCAGATGATATAACGCAATCCATTCAACAGATTGATAGTACTGTGGAGATCACTTATACACCTAAAAAGAAAAATCAAGTGCTGCTGTACACTGATATTTCTTCTCAAAATCAGCTTACTTATATTATCTATGCAACGAGAAAAACACCCTTTGATCCCCCACTTCCAGAAAAGCTAACATTTTCAATAGAATTTTTAGACGCTGATACAATCTATCTACCAGATGGACAAACCCAGCATATTATGGATGATGATGTAATCGAAATCCAATTCGCTGATAAAATGGAGCGAATTAATTTAAAGGAACTTTATAACCAAACATACTAAAAACCAAAGGGGATGCCTGACACATCCCCCTTTGTACACAATTCTTCTACTTCACTGTACGACTTTGTAGCACTTGGATTCTTTTTGCTAATTTCTGCTTCCATTCATCTGCAAGTGCTTCAACCTCTAAAATACGCTGCATTGCGTCTGCATTTTTATTTTGAAAATACACTTCATTGCAATGCAAGACCGAAATACGAGCAGGGTCTTGTTCAAGGAGCTCAATTGGTGAATCTGCATAAATTGTCCCTTCCTCTAACACACGTGCAAGGAAGCCCGTATAGCCTGTTTCAATTAAACGCTTCATCAAGGTACTTGCCTCGGTATATTTATCAATGGTGCTACATGGCACACGTCCCTGTGTAATTTGAATAACTGTATCACCAATTTTATAAATATCGCCAATACAAACATTCGCTTCTGTCATATTTGTGACAGTTAAGTTCTCACCAAACGCCGCTACTGGCAATGGTTTCCCAAGCTCCTGCTCCCACTGTAGGTAATGCTCTACTGGGTATAAACAAACAGCACGATCAGGGCCACCATGATGCTTTTTATCTGCAACATCATCTCCCTTAAAGCCTTGAGCGGCTAAATAAACTTCAGGTACAGCTTGCTTTTTAATGCCTGTTATTACTGAGCGCCCATTGCCGTAATGTAGCTCCTGCGGCATACCAACAGCAAGCGTATGAATTGTTGCTTGATTTTTTTCCATATGTATCCCCCTCATATAAGCCTTGTAGCTTGCATTTAGTTTACTATATTTCGCACTTGGCGAGCCATTTTTTATACAATAAATCATGCTATACTGTGAAAAAATATGGTACTCATCATAAGTAAATTTGCATACAATTATCACCATATCATTAAATTAAACGAGCTTAAATCCTATAATTTTATATATTATAAACAGGAGGGGTTCACAGTGAAATATGTTATATCTATTATTTCTTGAAATACACCATAATGATGAGCTTTATTTAGCGATACTAAATAAACAGCTTTCTTTATTTTTAGGAAAAATAAACGAACCCTATATTCTTTGCGGCTTATCGCTGGGATGCTTATTAGTAACACCTTGTACTTTAATATCGCACAGTTCACTAACACGAATGCCTGTATCGAATAAAATGATTAGAATCAACTTGTCACGGACGTTTGAATACGTATACTCCTTTACATCACGTAAAATCCGTTTCACTTCTTCGTCATTAAAAGTATGCATGACTTTGCGTTCCTCTTTTAAGTTCTTAATCCTCCTCATTGGATTGTCCATTTCATCAAGAAACTCCTCTGCTACTAGATCATTAAAAAACACCCTTAGCGTGGCTATACTCCCGTTAATTGTAATTGCCTTCTCTTTACCTAACTCCTGACAAAAACGAATGTATCACTTAATATGAATAGTTTTAACACCTTCAATTTCAGTGATGTTAAACTGTTCTTCCATGTAGTCTTTCCAGCGGTTTAAACGATAGCTACAAAGTGCAATATATTCTTTCTTCCGTTCCTGAACCTGTTGACTCAATTCAAAATCATCTATCTGTTCCGTAATTTTTACCAATAAAAAAACTCCCCTCTATTTTAGTCGCTGAAACTAAATAGAAGAGAGTTTAAATTTACATATAAATAGTTGTACGTTAGCAGTGATTTCACTAACTAAGAACACACGATAAACATTGATACATCAACATTTAAAGCGTATCAACAACCTTGTATTTCACAAGGTCTATTCCCACTCAATCGTTGCAGGGGGCTTAGATGTAATATCGTACAGCACACGGTTGACGTGTTTTACTTCGTTGACTAGGCGTACAGAGATTTTTTCTAGTACATCCCAAGGAATACGTGCCCAGTCAGAAGTCATGCCGTCGATAGATGTTACGGCACGGATACCGATTGCATAGTCATACGTACGAGCATCGCCCATTACGCCTACTGAACGGATATCAGGTAATACCGTGAAGTATTGCCAAATGTCGCGATCAAGACCAGCCTTAGCGATTTCCTCACGTAAAATATAGTCTGATTCGCGTACAATTTCTAGCTTTTCTTCTGTTACCTCACCAAGCACACGGATACCTAATCCTGGACCTGGGAATGGTTGACGCCAAACGATTTTCTCGTCAAGACCAAGCTCTAAGCCTAACGCACGAACTTCATCTTTGAATAATGTTTTTAGTGGCTCGATTAACTGGAATTGCATATCTTCTGGCAGACCACCAACATTATGGTGTGATTTAATTGTTTGTGCAGTCGATGTACCAGACTCAATAATATCTGTGTACAGTGTACCTTGTGCTAAGAAATCCATGCCTTCAAGCTTCGCTGCTTCTTCATCGAACACATAAATAAATTCATTACCAATGATTTTACGCTTTTGCTCTGGGTCAGATACGCCAGCAAGTTTGTCCATAAAACGTTTACGAGCATCGATTTTGATTAAATTCATATCAAAGTCCTCTGTGAATGTTTTCATAACTTGCTCTACTTCGCCTTTACGGTTTAAGTTATGGTCAACAAACATACATGTTAGTTGGTCACCAATTGCTTTATGGATTAATACGGCTACAACTGATGAGTCTACACCACCAGAAAGGGCGCATAATACTTTTTTATCGCCCACTGTTTCACGGATTTTCGCGATTTCAAGCTCAATAAAGTTTGCCATTGACCAATCGCCTTTTGCTTCACAGATGTCGAATACGAATTGACGTAATAAGTCATTACCATAAACAGAGTGACGTACTTCTGGATGGAACTGTACGGCATATAGTTTACGCTCTACGTTTGCCATTGCAGCAATCGAACAAGATGCACTAGTTGCGATAACTTCAAATCCGGCTGGGACTTCTGTTACATGGTCACCATGACTCATCCAAACAATTTGTTCAGTTGGTAGCTCACCAAATAATTTATTGGAAGTTGTTACTTGAATTTCAGCTTTACCGTATTCACGCGTTTCAGCACCTTCAACTTTCCCGCCATTTGTATGTGCCATTAATTGCATACCATAGCAAATACCTAAAATTGGTAAATCTAGTTCAAAGATAGCTGGATCAATATGGAAAGCATTTTCATCATAAACAGAGTTTGGACCACCTGAAAAAATAATACCAACTGCATTCATTTCTTTAATTTCTTCTGCTGTTACTGTATGTGGATGCAGTTCACTGAAAACACCAAATTCACGGATACGACGCGTAATTAATTGGTTAAATTGGCTACCAAAGTCCAGTACAACGATTTTTTCTTGCTCTTTTAATAAAGGGCTAGCTGACAAGATTTCCACCTCTTCTACTATTTTTAAAGGATATGTTCATCTGTTCAAAGAAAAACGCGAAGAAAGTACACAACTCTCTACGCGCTCATAAGTTCATAATTATTATAAAGGTGAATGCGCAGCAAAGATATATCTGTTTAAGATACACTCCTTGCAATGAAGATGGTGGTATTTTGATCTAGAACTTTAGGCAAAGAGCCTCTTTTCACCTAAACAAAACATCCACCCTCATAGAGAAATCATTTATGGTGATTTCGTAGAAACATCCGAACCCTATTATCGAACTTATATGAAAGCAATCCTTGCATTTTATTTTTTTCATTTTACTCTTTGTTTCAGTTAAAATCAACTGATTGTGCGATTGATTAAATATTCCCAACTTTCTTTCAGCTCTACAAAATCAACCTTTTGTGCCTCATTTCCGTAAACATGTTGTTCATATACAGCTGTAAGCTTTTGCATTTCATCTGTTTCTAATGCAGTATCCACCCTTTCTGCAAATGCACGTAATGTTTCTCCATCTTTTCTGCGTAAATCAATGCGAGCTAGCTGCTTTAATAAAACATGATAAGAAGAGTCAAACGTAGACCAATCCGCTGCCTTTTTACGGTATGCACGTACATGCATTTTCGGAATCCATTTTTTGCGCTGGAAGAATAACGTAACGGCTGCGACAACTAGTAAAATCATTAGCCCAATCCATACATATGTTAGCTTTTTCAGCCATGTCCATACAGCATTGAAGCTAAACGTTGAACGATTTTGTGCTTGCTGAGCCTCCTGCTGTTGCTGTGGCTGCTCTCGTTGTTGTTCAGGCTCAATAATCTCATCCTGTTCAGGTGTATCTAATTGTAAATCATAATCAATATTCACATTTCCCGTGAAGCCGATTGTAGGCTCAAATTCCATCCAGCCTGCTCCAGGTACATATGCCTCTACCCATGAATGGGCATTGTCATTTGTCACCTGATATTCACGCATACCATCTGACATTGGTCCTGCTTGCCCTGATGCAAAGCCCTTCACCCAGCGAGCTGGTATACCTACTGAACGCAAAAGCACAACCATAGAAGTTGAGAAATTATCACAATACCCTACTTTTGTGTCAAATAAAAATTGATCGACATAATCCTGATCTTCAGCAGGAATGGCTGCTTCTGTTTTATCATATCTAAAGCCACTTGTTTTAAAATAATTTTCTACAGCCTTAATTTGATCGTATACAGTAGGTTCATCTTGTACAATATCAATCGCCAAATCTCTTACGCGTATTGGCAGTCTATCTGGCAATTGTAAAAAACGATCAAAAGATGTATCCAATGTTTCAAGTGTAGAAGGATAGGATAATTGAAGCTGCTCCATACTATAGACAGGCTCACTATAGGATAATGAATAATTTGCTAGTGTTGTTGATTCACCGCTATCCTGCTTAATCATCATTTTTTCGGTCTGCTCATTCTGAATAAATAAAGCAAAATCTTGAGCTGACACACTAATTAAACCATATGTTTGAATTACAAACGGCATTGGTACAGCCATTTCTAGCTGAGCCTGACGCTCATCCTCAGACAATCCTACTTGTAAAGATGTTCTAATTGGCATGCCTGACTCGTATGCTACTTCATTCGCGTCTTCTTCTGACACAATCCAGCCCTTTGTTGTATACGTATCCTTTGTTTCAATACGCCAATAATGCCGATCACGAGAAGTAGCAGTGAAAACTAATGTATCATCTCCCTGAAACGGTCCGCCTAACTGACTATCATCCTCACCATAGCCAACCTTTTTTTGACCTATACCACTTCCATCTTGACCTGTAACGCTTTTGATAAATGGTACTGGGTCTGCCCAAGTCGGCCCTGTTTTTGGTAAAAAGAATGCCACTGTACTTACAAGCAGAACAGATACAAGCATTGGAATAATAACCTTCCATTTGTCCACAATATTATTTGTTGCATCCGCCTGTAGCCATAACCGTTTCACA is part of the Lysinibacillus sp. FSL K6-0232 genome and harbors:
- a CDS encoding anti-sigma factor family protein; amino-acid sequence: MNHDIIKDLIPSYIDGMTSEESNRLIEEHVANCPACKKYLEDMKKTLAINTVEETKKVDILKKVKKSNRKKVIYSILSTLGIITLILGGLYWYYGRMWTTSSDDITQSIQQIDSTVEITYTPKKKNQVLLYTDISSQNQLTYIIYATRKTPFDPPLPEKLTFSIEFLDADTIYLPDGQTQHIMDDDVIEIQFADKMERINLKELYNQTY
- a CDS encoding tyrosine-type recombinase/integrase, which translates into the protein MRRIKNLKEERKVMHTFNDEEVKRILRDVKEYTYSNVRDKLILIILFDTGIRVSELCDIKVQGVTNKHPSDKPQRI
- a CDS encoding SMI1/KNR4 family protein, with translation MELYEPATTEDIQQVEQELQIVLPNVYKEFLCVSNGMLGNLATLYSTEGLIEMNKTYEVQDYAPGYVWIGNDNGGYHLLMKAEQGAANFQLVSDSYGVPEASDITDHFLSWLNSDQGNPWQNE
- a CDS encoding RNA polymerase sigma factor, which encodes MEFNEIYQEYGTLVYRFLMSLTQHEQLAEELTQETFYQAIKSADKFKGNSKVSTWLCQIAKHLWFQELAKRKRQEGQSALLDDHDDPSPTPDQILFSSENKVELFRLIHKLSETNKEVMLLRINGDFSFKEIGEVFGKSENWARVTFYRAKQKIIERMSTYES
- a CDS encoding YwqG family protein, whose amino-acid sequence is MMREGWRKQAIVDILKKFGLVGEKELASLLMEYAQVSLQFTITEKENYQQIGNSRIAGRPDLPSSIEWPCTEDGEAYTFLTQINLSELPFLPSEHWPTMGMLYFFLGIDEPAYHIDHQVIYYNGDLTELALANIPEGIEEVNADERDFIAHRITWQPHLSLPDLGEDLDVLLEEHEDVYMEVCDVSDTLGGNLQTWAGDTQLDAYLCRNNMEELLFNTYKTPERVLQDMEDAIIDGRIQYANHLEKKVLPLLKQYKAQEEQHKQAAKKWQVLFSLSSLDEVNMCWWDAGYLEFLIHFKDLKEARFDNTYLNLATS
- a CDS encoding MOSC domain-containing protein translates to MEKNQATIHTLAVGMPQELHYGNGRSVITGIKKQAVPEVYLAAQGFKGDDVADKKHHGGPDRAVCLYPVEHYLQWEQELGKPLPVAAFGENLTVTNMTEANVCIGDIYKIGDTVIQITQGRVPCSTIDKYTEASTLMKRLIETGYTGFLARVLEEGTIYADSPIELLEQDPARISVLHCNEVYFQNKNADAMQRILEVEALADEWKQKLAKRIQVLQSRTVK
- a CDS encoding DUF4129 domain-containing transglutaminase family protein, giving the protein MKQSVAEFLELAVAYIIIFFILREWLVPIMQLTNTGGFQFFLVFIGLSLALSLLRVHPLLSGLVKLGYITWFIAYIYNDSPVLSSKTLPFLLAEWKWNMTTILSGDFGQVSDAFRTVLFLVLIWMLIYLIHHWVSVKKNIFYFFAMTVFFIATLDTFSDYDGKGAIVKVVVLGLMMTGMLFVKRLWLQADATNNIVDKWKVIIPMLVSVLLVSTVAFFLPKTGPTWADPVPFIKSVTGQDGSGIGQKKVGYGEDDSQLGGPFQGDDTLVFTATSRDRHYWRIETKDTYTTKGWIVSEEDANEVAYESGMPIRTSLQVGLSEDERQAQLEMAVPMPFVIQTYGLISVSAQDFALFIQNEQTEKMMIKQDSGESTTLANYSLSYSEPVYSMEQLQLSYPSTLETLDTSFDRFLQLPDRLPIRVRDLAIDIVQDEPTVYDQIKAVENYFKTSGFRYDKTEAAIPAEDQDYVDQFLFDTKVGYCDNFSTSMVVLLRSVGIPARWVKGFASGQAGPMSDGMREYQVTNDNAHSWVEAYVPGAGWMEFEPTIGFTGNVNIDYDLQLDTPEQDEIIEPEQQREQPQQQQEAQQAQNRSTFSFNAVWTWLKKLTYVWIGLMILLVVAAVTLFFQRKKWIPKMHVRAYRKKAADWSTFDSSYHVLLKQLARIDLRRKDGETLRAFAERVDTALETDEMQKLTAVYEQHVYGNEAQKVDFVELKESWEYLINRTIS
- the guaA gene encoding glutamine-hydrolyzing GMP synthase, whose product is MSASPLLKEQEKIVVLDFGSQFNQLITRRIREFGVFSELHPHTVTAEEIKEMNAVGIIFSGGPNSVYDENAFHIDPAIFELDLPILGICYGMQLMAHTNGGKVEGAETREYGKAEIQVTTSNKLFGELPTEQIVWMSHGDHVTEVPAGFEVIATSASCSIAAMANVERKLYAVQFHPEVRHSVYGNDLLRQFVFDICEAKGDWSMANFIELEIAKIRETVGDKKVLCALSGGVDSSVVAVLIHKAIGDQLTCMFVDHNLNRKGEVEQVMKTFTEDFDMNLIKIDARKRFMDKLAGVSDPEQKRKIIGNEFIYVFDEEAAKLEGMDFLAQGTLYTDIIESGTSTAQTIKSHHNVGGLPEDMQFQLIEPLKTLFKDEVRALGLELGLDEKIVWRQPFPGPGLGIRVLGEVTEEKLEIVRESDYILREEIAKAGLDRDIWQYFTVLPDIRSVGVMGDARTYDYAIGIRAVTSIDGMTSDWARIPWDVLEKISVRLVNEVKHVNRVLYDITSKPPATIEWE